Genomic window (Chryseobacterium sp. H1D6B):
AGGACGTCCTGTTTCTGATATTGTAAGCGCAATGGAGTCACAGGCTCAGGTAGAAGTAGCGAATATGGAGAAAAATCTTAACCTCTTAGCCGTAGTACCGAGTATCGCTCCGATGCTTGGGCTGTTAGGAACGGTTATAGGGATGATCATTGCATTCTTTAATTTATCACATGCAGAAGGATCTTTCTCTCCTAAAACATTGTCAGAAGGTATTTATACGGCTCTAGGGCAGACGGCAGTCGGTTTAGCAGTAGCTATTCCTGCCAACTTTTTCTACAATATACTTTTAACAAGAATTGATAAATTTGTTTTGAATGCTCAGAATATGTCGGGAGAATTTTTAGATATTATCAATAAACCTTTATAAATCTTCCTTATGAAAATTCAAAGAAGAAATAAAGCCAACCCTGAATTTAGTTTAGCAGCAATGACAGATGTTATTTTGCTGATGCTGATATTCTTTATGGTGACTTCTTCTGCTGCTAATCAAAGTGCTATTGATGTCAACCTGCCAAAAACAGGAGCTGTAGAAGATAATATCCCCAATCCGCTTACGGTGAGCATAAAACCGGACGGATCTTATTTTGTAAATGATAAACCTGCAGCAAGAGAAGAATTAGAAAATGCCATTGTAACAGGTCTGAATAATAAATCAAGCAAGTCTTTTACCGTTAGGGCAGACGAAAACACAATGCATAAGTATGTGGTTTTTGTAATGGAAATTGCTGAAAAACATAAGTTTAATATTGCTATTGCAACAGTTAAAGACAAATAATACCGATAGAGTTGGTGAGAACGATTAAGTAATGAGAGGGTATACCGTAAACAAAAGCGAACAAAACAGAGACAGAATAAAAAGCGCAGTGCTTTCTATTCTTATTTGGTCTGCAATCCTGCTTTTTGTTTTTCTTTATAAGCTAAAGCCGGATCTGGAAAAAGAACCTGAGAAGGTGACTACAATGCTTGTCAATTTTGGAGACAACAGAAATGGAAACGGAATTGAAGAACCCGCCAATCAGGAAGGAAGTTTAGCCTCAAAAGCAGAAGAAGTTACTCCTGAACCTGCAGAAGCTGAAGTTCCTGAAACTAAAACGGTTATTAAGCCGGATCCTCAGCCTGAAACAAAAAAAACAGAGACCAAAGAGAAAATTATCACAGGAAATAATTCAAAAGTAACTGTTCCTAAAAAAGAGGATACTAAATCTAATAAGAAAGAGGCTTCAAGTTCAACAGCCTCTAAGAATAATAAAAAATCTTCCACAGCCGCGGCAAATTCTAAAACAGGAAATGGAGACGGCAAGGGAACTGCAGCCATCGGAAATCTAATCCGCGGAAGAGGAACAAAAGCCGGAAGCCAGGGAACAGGTGAAGGTATTGGAAACGATGGAGATCCTTTAGGTGGTGACGGAAATGGAGACAGTAAAGTAGGGATTGACCGTAAATTAATTGGATATATCCCCGGAACGATGGGAAGAGGAGGATCACAGCCACAGCACAGCTGTTCTGCAAGCGGATCAATTACCATTGCTTATACAGTGGATAAAGCCGGAAATGTGGTTTCTGCCAGAAGATCAGGAGGTGTATCAGACCCTTGTGTAGC
Coding sequences:
- a CDS encoding biopolymer transporter ExbD produces the protein MKIQRRNKANPEFSLAAMTDVILLMLIFFMVTSSAANQSAIDVNLPKTGAVEDNIPNPLTVSIKPDGSYFVNDKPAAREELENAIVTGLNNKSSKSFTVRADENTMHKYVVFVMEIAEKHKFNIAIATVKDK
- a CDS encoding MotA/TolQ/ExbB proton channel family protein, which produces MLLTELTQILFTQIAAPAVATDDLEFSFWKIMFHGGAFAKIVMATVLLLGIFSVYLFFERFFFIKRLTSKTDSNFMDNIEDFIKEGKIDAAADYCKRQNSPEGRILEKGISRLGRPVSDIVSAMESQAQVEVANMEKNLNLLAVVPSIAPMLGLLGTVIGMIIAFFNLSHAEGSFSPKTLSEGIYTALGQTAVGLAVAIPANFFYNILLTRIDKFVLNAQNMSGEFLDIINKPL
- a CDS encoding ferric siderophore ABC transporter substrate-binding protein produces the protein MRGYTVNKSEQNRDRIKSAVLSILIWSAILLFVFLYKLKPDLEKEPEKVTTMLVNFGDNRNGNGIEEPANQEGSLASKAEEVTPEPAEAEVPETKTVIKPDPQPETKKTETKEKIITGNNSKVTVPKKEDTKSNKKEASSSTASKNNKKSSTAAANSKTGNGDGKGTAAIGNLIRGRGTKAGSQGTGEGIGNDGDPLGGDGNGDSKVGIDRKLIGYIPGTMGRGGSQPQHSCSASGSITIAYTVDKAGNVVSARRSGGVSDPCVASTSVSWVKKYVKAEKASTSSTGSYKITF